The window AGGTCGCCGCCTTCTTCGCTTTCGCCGTCCTCGCGCTCGCCGTCGCAGGGCTGGTGACGCTCGCGGCCCAAAGCCGGGTCGTCCCCTACGTCGTCGAGGTCGACCGGCTCGGCCGGGCCTCGGCCATCGCGCCCGCCGAGGCGGTCCCGGCCGTGGCCGACCGCGTCGTCATCGCGGCGCTCTCGGCGTTCGTCACGAACATCCGGACGGTCTATGCCGACCCCGTCGCGCAGCGCGACGCCGTCTACCGGGCCTACGCCTACGTCGGCGGCGACGCGCGGGCGTTCCTGGAGGGCTACTTCTCCGACCCACAGAACGACCCACGCCGCCTCGGCAAGGGCGCGCGGCGGAGCGTCGAGGTCGTCGCCGTGCTCCCCGTGCCGGGGACGGCGGCGGACGGCGCGCGGACGTACCGCGTGACGTGGAACGAGACCGAGTCGTCGCCCCAGCGCGGCGACACCGAGCGGGCGTGGGAGGGCTACCTCTCGGTCGTGGTCGCCCCGCCGACGACGACGGAGGGCGTCGAGCGGAACCCGCTCGGCGTGTTCGTGACCGACCTCTCGTGGAGCCCGCTCGCGGGCACCGGCGAGCCGGACGAGGCCGACGAGCCTGTGGACGACGCCCCTCCCGCCGAGAGCCGCCAGCCCGACGAGCCCACGCCGAGGGGCGTGCTCGCGCAGCCCCAGCCCGCCGATTCGACGCAGCCGTAGTCGTCTAGCGTCTAGACCCTAGCCCACCCGACCATGCGATTCATCCCATTCGCCCTCGCGCTCCTCCTCACCGCATCCGCCTCGGCCCAGTCCGCGCCCGACCCGCCAGAGGCCCAGACCATAGTGGACCTCGCCCGCGCCTCTGGCGAAGTCGAGGCGACCGAGCTCCCGGTCGGCCGCCCCGTGGGTGACGGGTTCGACGGCGGCGCCGTCGTCGTGACGGCGGGGGAGATGGAGGAGGCGCTCGGCGAGCTCGTCCGCGAATACCAGCGGACCGGACGCGCCCGCGTGCTCCGCCAGTCGGCCGTGTGGGTGTTCCCGTTCGGCCACACCCAGCCCGTGCTCGCGTGCGCCCCGCTCCGGGCGTCGGTCGTCGAGCTCGAAGAGGGCGAGACCGTGCTCGGGGTCGTCGCTGGCGACACCGAGCGGTTCGCGGTCGACCTCGCGGCCACGGGCCGCTCGGGGCGGACGCCGCTCGTGGTCGTGAAGCCCCTTCAATACGACGTGACGACGAACCTCGTGGTCTCGACCGACCGTCGGGTCTACCACGTCACGCTCGACTCGGCGCCACGCCCGAGCCGTGCGTCGGGTACCCGACGCGGCGGGGAGGACCTCAACCCCCAGACCCGCTACGCCCGCCACGTCCGGTTCTACTACCCCGACGACGCGCTGGCAGCCCTCGCGACCGAGGCCGCGACGGGCGCGGCGGCAATCCGACCGACGGTGGCCTCTGGCGACGACGAAGCGGTCTCGCTTGACGACCTCACGTTCGCCTACGAGTGGTCCGGTGACCCCGTGCTCCGCGAGCGCGTCGCGCGGGTCTTCGACGACGGCGCGCACACCTACGTCCAGCTCGCCCGCGGGCGGAGCGGGGAGGCCCCTGTGCTCTACGCCATCGGGCCGGACGGCTCG is drawn from Rubrivirga sp. SAORIC476 and contains these coding sequences:
- a CDS encoding type IV secretion system protein — its product is MPFPSLRRPPSSNGAAPPSERTKPKGWDYGAKESPEVLRGRYEFHRAFSDLAKGKRNWQVAAFFAFAVLALAVAGLVTLAAQSRVVPYVVEVDRLGRASAIAPAEAVPAVADRVVIAALSAFVTNIRTVYADPVAQRDAVYRAYAYVGGDARAFLEGYFSDPQNDPRRLGKGARRSVEVVAVLPVPGTAADGARTYRVTWNETESSPQRGDTERAWEGYLSVVVAPPTTTEGVERNPLGVFVTDLSWSPLAGTGEPDEADEPVDDAPPAESRQPDEPTPRGVLAQPQPADSTQP
- a CDS encoding TrbG/VirB9 family P-type conjugative transfer protein codes for the protein MRFIPFALALLLTASASAQSAPDPPEAQTIVDLARASGEVEATELPVGRPVGDGFDGGAVVVTAGEMEEALGELVREYQRTGRARVLRQSAVWVFPFGHTQPVLACAPLRASVVELEEGETVLGVVAGDTERFAVDLAATGRSGRTPLVVVKPLQYDVTTNLVVSTDRRVYHVTLDSAPRPSRASGTRRGGEDLNPQTRYARHVRFYYPDDALAALATEAATGAAAIRPTVASGDDEAVSLDDLTFAYEWSGDPVLRERVARVFDDGAHTYVQLARGRSGEAPVLYAIGPDGSREVLNYAYRPGRGGAGTYVADRVLDRADLVLGATVKKGPFGLFGRRQIERAVRIARVSR